The following are from one region of the Actinoplanes sp. L3-i22 genome:
- the glgA gene encoding glycogen synthase, whose product MALRVDLLTREYPPEVYGGAGVHLEYLTRDLRRLADVRVHCFGAPRTEEGVTAYPEPAELAGANAALRTMGVNLAMADGCAGSSIVHSHTWYANFAGHTAKLLHGIPHVLTTHSLEPLRPWKAEQLGGGYALSSFCERTAIEHADAIIAVSAGMRRDVLKAYPTVNPDKVQVVYNGIDTALYAPDHGTDVVDRLGIDRNRPSVVFVGRITRQKGLPYLMRACKDLPSDAQIILLAGAPDTPEIAAEVTALADELRASRDPQGVIWVQEMLPKAEVIQVLTHATVFVCPSIYEPMGIVNLEAMACETAVVASATGGIPEVVADGETGLLVPLEQAGDGTGTPLQPEKFVADLTATLARVLNDPQLAEQMGKAGRRRAVEHFSWARIAEDTLDVYRSVL is encoded by the coding sequence GTGGCTCTCCGTGTGGACCTTCTGACCCGTGAATACCCGCCGGAGGTGTACGGCGGTGCCGGCGTGCACCTGGAATACCTGACCAGGGACCTGCGGCGGCTCGCCGACGTGCGGGTGCACTGCTTCGGTGCGCCGCGTACCGAGGAGGGCGTCACGGCGTACCCGGAGCCCGCCGAGCTGGCCGGCGCCAACGCCGCGCTGCGCACCATGGGGGTGAACCTCGCGATGGCCGACGGCTGCGCCGGGTCGAGCATCGTGCACAGCCACACCTGGTACGCGAACTTCGCCGGGCACACCGCGAAGCTCCTGCACGGCATCCCGCACGTGCTGACCACGCACAGCCTGGAGCCGCTCCGCCCGTGGAAGGCCGAGCAGCTCGGCGGCGGTTACGCGCTCTCCTCGTTCTGCGAGCGGACCGCGATCGAGCACGCCGACGCGATCATCGCGGTGAGCGCCGGGATGCGGCGGGACGTGCTGAAGGCGTACCCGACGGTCAACCCGGACAAGGTCCAGGTCGTCTACAACGGCATCGACACCGCGCTCTACGCCCCCGATCACGGCACCGACGTGGTCGACCGGCTGGGCATCGACCGGAACCGGCCGAGCGTGGTCTTCGTCGGGCGGATCACCCGGCAGAAGGGCCTGCCGTACCTGATGCGGGCCTGCAAGGACCTGCCGTCCGACGCGCAGATCATCCTGCTGGCCGGGGCCCCGGACACCCCGGAGATCGCCGCCGAGGTCACCGCCCTGGCCGACGAGCTGCGCGCGTCCCGGGACCCGCAGGGCGTCATCTGGGTGCAGGAGATGCTGCCCAAGGCCGAGGTCATCCAGGTCCTCACGCACGCCACGGTCTTCGTCTGCCCGTCGATCTACGAGCCGATGGGCATCGTCAACCTGGAGGCGATGGCCTGCGAGACCGCGGTCGTCGCCTCGGCCACCGGCGGCATCCCCGAGGTCGTCGCGGACGGCGAGACCGGTCTGCTGGTCCCGCTCGAGCAGGCCGGGGACGGCACCGGCACCCCGCTGCAGCCGGAGAAGTTCGTCGCCGACCTGACCGCCACGCTCGCCCGGGTCCTCAACGACCCGCAGCTGGCCGAGCAGATGGGCAAGGCCGGCCGGCGCCGCGCGGTCGAGCACTTCAGCTGGGCCCGGATCGCCGAGGACACGCTGGACGTCTACCGGTCGGTGCTGTGA
- a CDS encoding bifunctional diguanylate cyclase/phosphodiesterase, with the protein MFKTPPGWQCALIIGVVAVTATHLLAGTSGGPLFVAIQAVALAFVVRARSGTGWRLVAASQLAGLAWTAWWTLGPFHATTTQSGLSLAPQYALFGAGALLLTRRRRTIGLAEIGVEAGAVVLGLAMVAWSFVVLPYLGTANYLQVSNAMAGLFAVLDLTILAAAMRGLTGPRRMSAWLLSAAGASLLGGHLVYAATDSGGTGPFLPGGLPFLIFQLAGVLIVAAALHPAAAAPGVAVPAPTQVDRRPPARMVAIAVAAPLLPIATRHDEPAIWVPAVLTSALCGLLVLRIWLLARVSRRHAREAERRSTALRAAIDEQAALQRRLQYRAGHDALTGLANRDLLLEQLAGPGVRDRAHCLILCSLDGFKEVNDSYGHPVGDEVLRQLAGRLLLFAPEAVLVARLGGDEFGLLLTDPGVAAELAARVLDTVAGVPVTVDDRRIHLTASAGLADAVPGNPPSAVLGDADLALRKAKRAGGARLGYFDDSLRAEQHERAHLAAGLRQALADESLFLHYQPVVDPASGRMTGVEALMRWRRDGELVPPAVFIPVAEQTGLIGAIGDRALRLACARAAGWFRRDGVYVTVNVSTYQLRDPSFAATVLGILAETGLAPAGLVLEITESVLIDAADTPVLGRLREHGIRIAIDDFGTGYSSLAYLRTLPVDILKIDRSFIGDVSITRAILELARSQDLVTVAEGVETATQAEQLRELRCDLVQGYYFGRPAAPEVIETLIRESSATAA; encoded by the coding sequence GTGTTCAAGACTCCGCCCGGGTGGCAGTGTGCCCTGATCATCGGGGTGGTGGCGGTCACCGCCACCCATCTGCTCGCCGGTACGTCCGGTGGACCGCTCTTCGTCGCGATCCAGGCCGTCGCGCTCGCGTTCGTGGTCCGCGCCCGGTCCGGCACCGGCTGGCGGCTGGTCGCCGCGTCCCAGCTGGCCGGCCTGGCCTGGACCGCCTGGTGGACGCTCGGACCGTTCCACGCGACGACCACGCAGTCCGGGCTGAGCCTGGCCCCGCAGTACGCGCTGTTCGGGGCGGGCGCCCTGCTGCTCACCCGGCGCCGCCGGACGATCGGCCTGGCCGAGATCGGCGTCGAGGCCGGCGCGGTGGTGCTCGGCCTGGCCATGGTGGCCTGGTCGTTCGTGGTCCTGCCGTACCTGGGCACGGCGAACTACCTCCAGGTCAGCAACGCGATGGCCGGGCTCTTCGCGGTCCTGGACCTGACCATCCTGGCCGCCGCGATGCGCGGCCTCACCGGCCCCCGGCGGATGTCGGCGTGGCTGCTCAGCGCCGCGGGCGCGAGCCTGCTCGGCGGGCACCTGGTGTACGCGGCCACGGACAGCGGCGGCACCGGCCCGTTCCTGCCCGGCGGCCTGCCGTTCCTGATCTTCCAGCTCGCCGGGGTGCTGATCGTCGCCGCCGCGCTGCACCCGGCGGCGGCCGCCCCGGGTGTCGCCGTCCCGGCCCCCACCCAGGTCGACCGGCGGCCGCCGGCCCGGATGGTGGCGATCGCGGTCGCCGCCCCGCTGCTGCCGATCGCCACCCGCCACGACGAGCCGGCCATCTGGGTCCCGGCGGTGCTCACCTCGGCGCTGTGCGGCCTGCTGGTGCTGCGGATCTGGCTGCTGGCCCGGGTCTCCCGGCGGCACGCCCGGGAGGCCGAGCGGCGCTCCACCGCGCTGCGGGCCGCGATCGACGAGCAGGCCGCGCTGCAGCGGCGCCTGCAGTACCGGGCCGGGCACGACGCGCTGACCGGGCTGGCGAACCGGGACCTGCTGCTGGAACAGCTGGCCGGGCCGGGCGTCCGGGACCGGGCGCACTGCCTGATCCTGTGCTCGCTGGACGGGTTCAAGGAGGTCAACGACTCGTACGGGCATCCGGTCGGCGACGAGGTGCTGCGCCAGCTGGCCGGGCGCCTGCTGCTGTTCGCGCCGGAGGCGGTGCTGGTCGCCCGGCTCGGCGGGGACGAGTTCGGGCTGCTGCTGACCGACCCGGGGGTGGCGGCCGAGCTGGCCGCCCGGGTGCTGGACACGGTGGCCGGGGTGCCGGTGACCGTGGACGACCGGCGGATCCATCTCACCGCCAGTGCGGGGCTGGCCGACGCCGTACCCGGAAATCCGCCCTCGGCCGTGCTCGGTGACGCGGACCTGGCGCTGCGCAAGGCCAAGCGGGCGGGCGGAGCCCGGCTCGGGTATTTCGACGACTCCCTGCGGGCGGAGCAGCACGAGCGCGCGCACCTGGCCGCCGGGCTGCGGCAGGCGCTCGCCGACGAGTCGCTGTTCCTGCACTACCAGCCGGTGGTGGACCCGGCGAGCGGCCGGATGACCGGGGTCGAGGCGCTGATGCGCTGGCGGCGCGACGGCGAGCTGGTCCCGCCGGCGGTGTTCATCCCGGTCGCCGAGCAGACCGGCCTGATCGGCGCGATCGGCGACCGGGCGCTGCGGCTGGCGTGTGCCCGGGCCGCCGGATGGTTCCGGCGCGACGGCGTCTACGTGACCGTGAACGTCTCCACGTACCAGCTGCGCGACCCGTCGTTCGCGGCCACCGTGCTCGGCATCCTGGCCGAGACCGGGCTGGCGCCGGCCGGCCTGGTCCTGGAGATCACCGAGTCGGTGCTGATCGACGCCGCCGACACGCCGGTGCTCGGCCGGCTGCGCGAGCACGGGATCCGGATCGCGATCGACGATTTCGGAACCGGATATTCCTCGCTGGCGTACCTGCGGACCCTGCCGGTCGACATCCTGAAGATCGACCGGTCGTTCATCGGCGACGTCAGCATCACCCGGGCGATCCTGGAACTGGCACGCAGCCAGGACCTGGTCACGGTGGCCGAGGGGGTGGAGACGGCGACCCAGGCGGAGCAGTTGCGCGAGCTCCGGTGCGACCTCGTCCAGGGCTACTATTTCGGTCGTCCGGCCGCTCCCGAGGTGATCGAGACACTCATTCGAGAGAGCAGCGCCACGGCGGCTTAA
- the glgC gene encoding glucose-1-phosphate adenylyltransferase, whose protein sequence is MAVKVLAIVLAGGEGKRLMPLTADRAKPGVPFGGIYRMIDFVLSNLANAGYLKIVVLTQYKSHSLDRHISKTWRMSTLLGNYVTPVPAQQRLGPRWFAGSADAIYQSLNLINDESPDYVIVFGADHIYRMDPKQMVNDHIASGAAVTVAGIRQPLSLADQFGVIDVGQDGKRIQAFREKPRDAQGLADSPDEVYASMGNYVFTTRALCEAVSADALNPDSKHDMGGNIIPMLVERGEANVYDFRDNDVPGATERDLGYWRDVGTLDSFYEAHMDLIATLPIFNLYNHEWPIFTNYGSWPPAKFVHGYDDRQGRAIESMISPGVVVSGALVERSIISPNVRVNSWAHVEGSVLMEGVSVGRRSVVRNAIIDKNVSIPEGAQIGVDLDRDRKLYTVSDNGVVVIGKGQKIEL, encoded by the coding sequence ATGGCTGTCAAGGTGCTTGCGATCGTTCTGGCCGGTGGAGAAGGCAAGCGCCTGATGCCCCTAACCGCGGACCGGGCCAAACCCGGGGTCCCGTTCGGGGGCATCTATCGCATGATCGATTTCGTTCTCTCCAACCTCGCCAACGCGGGGTACCTCAAGATCGTCGTGCTGACGCAGTACAAGTCGCACTCGCTCGACCGGCACATCTCCAAGACCTGGCGGATGTCGACGCTGCTCGGCAACTACGTCACCCCGGTGCCGGCCCAGCAGCGACTCGGGCCGCGCTGGTTCGCCGGTTCCGCCGACGCGATCTACCAGAGCCTCAACCTGATCAACGACGAGTCGCCGGACTACGTGATCGTCTTCGGCGCCGACCACATCTACCGCATGGACCCGAAGCAGATGGTCAACGACCACATCGCCTCGGGCGCCGCGGTCACGGTGGCCGGCATCCGGCAGCCGCTGTCGCTCGCCGACCAGTTCGGCGTGATCGACGTCGGTCAGGACGGGAAGCGGATCCAGGCCTTCCGGGAGAAGCCGCGCGACGCCCAGGGCCTGGCCGACTCGCCCGACGAGGTCTACGCGTCGATGGGCAACTACGTCTTCACCACCCGGGCCCTGTGCGAGGCGGTCAGCGCCGACGCGCTGAACCCGGACAGCAAGCACGACATGGGCGGCAACATCATCCCGATGCTGGTCGAGCGCGGCGAGGCGAACGTCTACGACTTCCGCGACAACGACGTGCCCGGCGCCACCGAGCGGGACCTCGGCTACTGGCGCGACGTGGGCACGCTCGACTCGTTCTACGAGGCCCACATGGACCTGATCGCCACCCTGCCGATCTTCAATCTCTACAACCACGAGTGGCCGATCTTCACCAACTACGGCTCCTGGCCGCCGGCCAAGTTCGTGCACGGCTACGACGACCGCCAGGGCCGGGCCATCGAGTCGATGATCTCCCCCGGGGTGGTCGTCTCCGGCGCCCTGGTCGAACGCTCGATCATCTCGCCGAACGTCCGGGTCAACTCGTGGGCGCACGTGGAGGGCTCGGTGCTGATGGAGGGCGTCTCGGTGGGCCGGCGCTCGGTCGTCCGCAACGCCATCATCGACAAGAACGTGTCGATCCCGGAGGGCGCCCAGATCGGTGTCGACCTCGATCGCGATCGCAAGCTCTACACCGTCAGCGACAACGGTGTCGTGGTCATCGGCAAAGGACAGAAGATCGAGCTCTGA
- a CDS encoding bifunctional diguanylate cyclase/phosphodiesterase, with amino-acid sequence MSDDVALRPVRPAVRAIAAWLLAGLSLPAAALVGTLRGAPASTAYLIVTLICVLAGAAGVRHNLAAGQRRPWVFMLAAQGLSVAGQLIRVVPGGPAPVANALLLPSYLLLTAGVLDLLRRSRAAEDEPARVDAVLLGLGSTLVVWSLWVEDWLAGPDPRWPDLVAAVLPLAAALLVIIVLPMLLLGRVRAPAMWFFAAGGAALLAGDVLIAVRGWVPDGPGVIGLNVIGAAMLIAYATNSACMLHPTVVALTERVQSRSWDLRTSRTAAITAALCAPTVLAVVAPPDTTTFALVRAALSLALIATAVARIVRANNSRARAETQALWQAGHDALTGLPNRESLTTTLAGWDAREVSVLFLDLDRFQLINDHWGHEVGDELLQAVAGRIRGEVRAEDLLCRVGGDEFLVALTEPAEPMAARLLAALAAPVPLSVGSVDVTASIGIARSAAVRPSQDQRSQDQRSQERGLLGRADAVELIRDADTAMYRAKSSGRNRYTIFDLALRDRIRTRIIVERALRGALANGELDVHYQPIVDLRTDRVDGFEALMRWTHPELGAVSPVEFIPIAEDTGLIVESGAWLLAEASTRMRDWRAGDDGPRHVSVNLSVRQLREPGLADRVADILTRTGLPPDGLWLEVTESGLMEDLDSCLAALHQLRDLGITLCIDDFGTGYSSLSYLQRLPVAIVKIDRAFIAGVGDGGADESIVRAVLAMSQALGHRVVAEGVETAAQRDWLRANGCDFAQGWLYGRPQPADAIRLTTAAATAAASAAEIS; translated from the coding sequence GTGAGCGACGACGTCGCCTTGCGGCCGGTCCGGCCGGCCGTCCGCGCCATCGCCGCCTGGCTGCTGGCCGGTCTCAGCCTGCCCGCCGCCGCGCTGGTGGGGACCCTGCGCGGGGCGCCCGCCAGTACCGCCTACCTGATCGTCACCCTGATCTGCGTGCTCGCCGGCGCCGCCGGGGTCCGGCACAACCTGGCCGCCGGGCAGCGGCGCCCCTGGGTGTTCATGCTGGCCGCGCAGGGCCTGTCGGTGGCCGGCCAGCTGATCCGGGTGGTGCCCGGCGGCCCGGCGCCGGTCGCGAACGCGCTGCTGCTGCCCAGCTATCTGCTGCTCACCGCGGGCGTCCTCGACCTGCTCCGGCGCAGCCGGGCCGCCGAGGACGAGCCGGCCCGGGTCGACGCGGTGCTCCTCGGCCTCGGCTCGACCCTGGTGGTGTGGTCGCTGTGGGTCGAGGACTGGCTCGCCGGCCCGGACCCTCGATGGCCGGACCTGGTCGCCGCCGTGCTGCCGCTGGCCGCCGCGCTCCTGGTCATCATCGTGCTGCCGATGCTGCTGCTGGGCCGGGTACGCGCCCCGGCGATGTGGTTCTTCGCCGCCGGGGGCGCGGCGCTGCTGGCCGGCGACGTCCTGATCGCGGTCCGCGGATGGGTCCCGGACGGGCCCGGCGTGATCGGGCTGAACGTGATCGGGGCGGCGATGCTGATCGCGTACGCCACGAACTCGGCCTGCATGCTGCACCCGACCGTGGTCGCGCTCACCGAGCGGGTCCAGTCCCGCTCCTGGGACCTGCGGACCTCCCGTACCGCGGCGATCACGGCCGCGCTGTGCGCCCCGACCGTCCTGGCCGTCGTCGCGCCGCCGGACACCACGACGTTCGCGCTGGTCCGGGCCGCGCTCTCGCTGGCCCTGATCGCCACCGCGGTGGCGCGCATCGTCCGGGCCAACAACTCCCGGGCCCGGGCCGAGACCCAGGCCCTCTGGCAGGCCGGGCACGACGCGCTGACCGGGCTGCCGAACCGGGAGTCGCTGACCACGACGCTGGCCGGGTGGGACGCCCGCGAGGTCAGCGTGCTCTTCCTGGACCTGGACCGGTTCCAGCTGATCAACGACCACTGGGGGCACGAGGTCGGGGACGAGCTGCTGCAAGCCGTGGCCGGGCGGATCCGCGGGGAGGTACGGGCCGAGGACCTGCTCTGCCGGGTGGGCGGGGACGAGTTCCTGGTCGCGCTGACCGAGCCGGCCGAGCCGATGGCCGCGCGCCTGCTCGCGGCCCTGGCGGCGCCGGTCCCGCTGTCGGTCGGGTCGGTGGACGTGACGGCCTCGATCGGGATCGCCCGCTCCGCGGCCGTTCGTCCCTCCCAGGACCAACGCTCCCAGGACCAGCGCTCCCAGGAGCGGGGGCTTCTCGGGCGGGCTGATGCGGTGGAGCTGATCCGCGACGCCGACACCGCGATGTACCGGGCCAAGAGCTCCGGCCGCAACCGCTACACGATCTTCGACCTCGCCCTCCGCGACCGGATCCGCACCCGGATCATCGTCGAGCGCGCGCTGCGCGGTGCCCTGGCGAACGGCGAGCTCGACGTCCACTACCAGCCCATCGTCGACCTGCGGACCGACCGCGTGGACGGCTTCGAGGCGCTGATGCGGTGGACCCACCCCGAGCTGGGCGCGGTCTCGCCGGTCGAGTTCATCCCGATCGCCGAGGACACCGGCCTGATCGTCGAGTCCGGCGCCTGGCTGCTGGCCGAGGCATCCACCCGGATGCGCGACTGGCGGGCCGGCGACGACGGCCCCCGGCACGTGTCGGTCAACCTGTCCGTCCGGCAGCTGCGCGAACCCGGCCTGGCCGACCGGGTCGCGGACATCCTGACCCGGACCGGCCTGCCCCCGGACGGCCTCTGGCTGGAGGTCACCGAGTCCGGCCTGATGGAGGACCTGGACAGCTGCCTCGCGGCGTTGCACCAGCTCCGGGACCTGGGGATCACGCTGTGCATCGACGATTTCGGCACCGGGTACTCGTCGCTCAGCTACCTGCAGCGCCTCCCGGTCGCCATCGTCAAGATCGACAGGGCCTTCATCGCGGGCGTGGGCGACGGCGGCGCCGACGAGTCGATCGTCCGGGCGGTGCTCGCCATGTCCCAGGCCCTGGGTCACCGGGTGGTGGCGGAGGGGGTCGAGACCGCGGCCCAGCGGGACTGGCTGCGCGCCAACGGCTGCGACTTCGCCCAGGGCTGGCTCTACGGCCGCCCCCAGCCCGCCGACGCCATCCGCCTGACCACCGCCGCTGCCACCGCTGCCGCCTCGGCCGCCGAAATATCCTGA
- a CDS encoding AraC family transcriptional regulator codes for MAGLPVDVPVHVALRTTDMEEARAFCRKIYYEPLRIESVGDPGRFDFNADVVELGPITVGEVGYGTDIRVSIAGLETSYHVLVPLTGVLRSWHRGTMVLADPTRAAVFRPTGDIELEWPGSCRLLSVKVERGALERELDAALDQQVVSPLLLGASFDLVDGPGRTWVALVRLLLAELRGTDGLASQPRMAARWRDMVVSGLALTVEHPYGEEPAGLQGPYRPRTVKRALDVMHAEPSRHYTSRDLAMIAGVGIRVLQDSFRQHVGMSPMTYLRRLRLDGVHTELTRADPGTASVSEVAYRWGFTHLGRFAGAYRDRFGVSPSATLRDRS; via the coding sequence ATGGCGGGTCTTCCGGTCGATGTTCCGGTCCATGTCGCGCTGCGCACCACCGACATGGAGGAGGCCCGCGCCTTCTGCCGCAAGATCTACTACGAGCCGTTGCGGATCGAATCGGTCGGTGACCCCGGCCGGTTCGACTTCAACGCGGACGTGGTGGAGCTCGGGCCGATCACGGTCGGCGAAGTGGGGTACGGCACCGACATCCGGGTCTCGATCGCCGGGCTGGAGACGTCGTACCACGTGCTCGTGCCGCTGACCGGGGTGCTCCGCTCCTGGCACCGCGGCACGATGGTGCTCGCCGACCCGACCCGCGCCGCGGTGTTCCGGCCCACCGGCGACATCGAGCTGGAGTGGCCCGGCTCCTGCCGGCTGCTCAGCGTCAAGGTGGAGCGCGGCGCCCTGGAACGCGAGCTGGACGCCGCCCTCGACCAGCAGGTGGTCTCCCCGCTGTTGCTGGGTGCCAGCTTCGACCTGGTGGACGGCCCGGGCCGGACCTGGGTGGCGCTGGTCCGGCTGCTGCTGGCCGAGCTGCGCGGGACGGACGGGCTGGCCTCCCAGCCCCGGATGGCGGCCCGCTGGCGGGACATGGTGGTCAGCGGGCTGGCGCTGACGGTCGAGCATCCGTACGGCGAGGAGCCGGCCGGGCTGCAGGGGCCGTACCGTCCGCGGACCGTGAAACGCGCGCTGGACGTGATGCACGCCGAGCCGTCGCGGCACTACACCTCGCGGGACCTGGCGATGATCGCCGGCGTCGGGATCCGGGTGCTGCAGGACTCGTTCCGGCAGCACGTCGGGATGTCGCCGATGACCTATCTTCGCCGGCTGCGGCTCGACGGGGTGCACACCGAGCTGACCCGGGCCGATCCCGGCACCGCGAGCGTCAGCGAGGTCGCCTACCGGTGGGGTTTCACCCATCTGGGCCGGTTCGCCGGGGCGTACCGCGACCGATTCGGCGTCTCCCCGTCCGCCACCCTGCGCGACCGGTCCTGA
- a CDS encoding phospholipase has translation MSHSHDHGHGHAHHHHTLAPSGQGTVMLNIGGSIGALIIDTSARFHGHEIEISPVATPEQRQHAAVRARYIRGGVTYCVVIDGLAEGRYAIWADGGEPLTEIEVRGGAVAQFAWPENAVPGRTLLSV, from the coding sequence ATGAGCCATTCGCACGATCACGGTCACGGACATGCGCATCACCACCACACCCTGGCCCCCTCCGGGCAGGGCACCGTGATGCTGAACATCGGCGGCTCGATCGGCGCGCTGATCATCGACACGTCGGCCCGGTTCCACGGGCACGAGATCGAGATCAGCCCGGTGGCGACCCCCGAACAGCGGCAGCACGCCGCGGTCCGGGCCCGCTACATCCGCGGCGGCGTCACCTACTGTGTCGTCATCGACGGGCTGGCCGAGGGCCGGTACGCGATCTGGGCCGACGGCGGTGAGCCGCTCACCGAGATCGAGGTGCGCGGTGGCGCGGTCGCCCAGTTCGCCTGGCCGGAGAACGCCGTACCGGGAAGGACCCTGCTTTCGGTCTAG